The following are encoded together in the Lepidochelys kempii isolate rLepKem1 chromosome 7, rLepKem1.hap2, whole genome shotgun sequence genome:
- the TRMT112 gene encoding multifunctional methyltransferase subunit TRM112-like protein translates to MKLLTHNMLTSHVRGVRPGGGFPLRIQATEVKVNNVDFNQEFVARMIPKVEWGALVEAAESLGHLSDLPHQLPPEYENNEDFLRKVHHVLLEVEVMEGILKCPDSGREFPITKGIPNMLLSEEET, encoded by the exons ATGAAGCTGCTGACGCACAACATGCTGACCTCGCATGTGCGGGGGGTGCGGCCCGGGGGGGGTTTCCCCCTCCGTATCCAG gcCACCGAGGTGAAAGTGAATAACGTGGATTTCAACCAGGAGTTCGTGGCGCGGATGATCCCCAAGGTGGAGTGGGGGGCCCTGGTGGAGGCTGCGGAGAGC CTGGGCCATCTGTCAGACCTGCCCCACCAGCTGCCCCCTGAGTACGAGAACAATGAGGACTTCCTGAGGAAGGTGCATCACGTGCTGCTGGAG GTGGAAGTGATGGAGGGGATCCTGAAGTGCCCTGATTCTGGCCGGGAGTTCCCTATCACCAAGGGCATCCCCAACATGCTGTTGAGCGAGGAGGAGACGTGA
- the ESRRA gene encoding steroid hormone receptor ERR1 isoform X2, producing the protein MSSRDHRAEFFIKTEPASPDSLAQRSPSGSSDASGPPHDPEPGALTRRRHDNNPDEALPRGKYVLSSLPKRLCLVCGDVASGYHYGVASCEACKAFFKRTIQGSIEYSCPASNECEITKRRRKACQACRFTKCLRVGMLKEGVRLDRVRGGRQKYKRRPEVDGAPFPNTFATPQIATANSKKPAPINPMVSHLLVAEPEKLYAMPDPALPDGPLRATSALCDLADREIVVIIGWAKNIPGFPALSLADQMSVLQSAWLEVLVLGVAWRSLPCEDEVVFAEDFALDEEGARAAGLWELSAALLQLVRKYRALRLEREEYVLLKALALANSDSVHIEDMAAVQRLRDVLHEALLEYEGSRRPEEPRRAGKLLLTLPLLRQTAARALHHFYGIKLGGKVPMHKLFLEMLEAMMD; encoded by the exons ATGTCGTCTCGGGATCACCGAGCCGAGTTCTTCATCAAGACTGAGCCGGCCTCCCCGGACAGCCTGGCCCAGCGCAGCCCCAGCGGCTCTTCCGATGCCAGTGGTCCTCCCCATGACCCCGAGCCGGGGGCACTGACCCGCCGGCGCCATGACAACAACCCTGATGAAGCCTTGCCCCGGGGCAAGTATGTGCTAAGCTCCCTGCCCAAGCGTCTGTGCCTGGTGTGCGGGGACGTGGCCTCGGGATATCACTATGGAGTGGCCTCCTGTGAGGCCTGCAAAGCCTTCTTCAAGCGCACTATACAAG gCAGTATCGAGTACAGCTGCCCGGCCAGTAACGAGTGCGAGATCACCAAGCGGCGCCGCAAAGCCTGCCAGGCCTGTCGGTTCACCAAGTGCCTGCGCGTCGGCATGCTCAAGGAAG GGGTGCGGCTGGACCGGGTGCGAGGGGGACGCCAGAAATACAAGCGCCGCCCTGAGGTGGATGGGGCCCCATTCCCCAACACCTTTGCCACCCCCCAGATTGCCACAGCGAACAGCAAGAAACCAG ctcccattaacccCATGGTGTCCCATCTGCTGGTGGCGGAGCCTGAGAAGCTGTACGCAATGCCTGACCCAGCGCTGCCCGATGGGCCCCTCCGTGCCACTAGTGCCCTGTGTGACCTGGCTGACCGCGAGATCGTCGTCATCATTGGCTGGGCCAAGAACATCCCAG GGTTCCCGGCGCTGTCGCTGGCCGATCAGATGAGTGTGCTGCAGAGCGCCTGGCTGGAGGTGCTGGTGCTGGGTGTGGCCTGGCGTTCGCTCCCCTGCGAGGACGAGGTGGTCTTTGCCGAGGACTTTGCGCTGGACGAGGAGGGGGCGCGCGCGGCAGGGCTCTGGGAGCTGAGCGCCGCCCTCCTGCAGCTGGTGCGCAAGTACCGCGCCCTGCGGCTGGAGCGCGAGGAGTATGTGCTGCTCAAGGCCCTGGCACTTGCCAACTCAG acTCGGTGCACATCGAGGACATGGCCGCGGTGCAGCGGCTGCGGGACGTGCTGCATGAGGCCCTGCTGGAGTACGAGGGCAGCCGACGGCCAGAGGAGCCGCGCCGGGCGGGGAAGCTGCTGCTAACGCTACCCCTGCTGCGCCAGACGGCCGCCCGCGCCCTGCACCACTTCTATGGCATCAAACTGGGAGGGAAGGTGCCCATGCACAAGCTCTTTCTCGAGATGCTGGAAGCCATGATGGACTGA
- the ESRRA gene encoding steroid hormone receptor ERR1 isoform X1, protein METQGVDPWGNADTWTDMETCREATPAMSSRDHRAEFFIKTEPASPDSLAQRSPSGSSDASGPPHDPEPGALTRRRHDNNPDEALPRGKYVLSSLPKRLCLVCGDVASGYHYGVASCEACKAFFKRTIQGSIEYSCPASNECEITKRRRKACQACRFTKCLRVGMLKEGVRLDRVRGGRQKYKRRPEVDGAPFPNTFATPQIATANSKKPAPINPMVSHLLVAEPEKLYAMPDPALPDGPLRATSALCDLADREIVVIIGWAKNIPGFPALSLADQMSVLQSAWLEVLVLGVAWRSLPCEDEVVFAEDFALDEEGARAAGLWELSAALLQLVRKYRALRLEREEYVLLKALALANSDSVHIEDMAAVQRLRDVLHEALLEYEGSRRPEEPRRAGKLLLTLPLLRQTAARALHHFYGIKLGGKVPMHKLFLEMLEAMMD, encoded by the exons ATGGAGACTCAGGGGGTGGACCCCTGGGGAAACGCGGACACCTGGACAGACATGGAGACTTGCAGGGAG GCCACCCCAGCCATGTCGTCTCGGGATCACCGAGCCGAGTTCTTCATCAAGACTGAGCCGGCCTCCCCGGACAGCCTGGCCCAGCGCAGCCCCAGCGGCTCTTCCGATGCCAGTGGTCCTCCCCATGACCCCGAGCCGGGGGCACTGACCCGCCGGCGCCATGACAACAACCCTGATGAAGCCTTGCCCCGGGGCAAGTATGTGCTAAGCTCCCTGCCCAAGCGTCTGTGCCTGGTGTGCGGGGACGTGGCCTCGGGATATCACTATGGAGTGGCCTCCTGTGAGGCCTGCAAAGCCTTCTTCAAGCGCACTATACAAG gCAGTATCGAGTACAGCTGCCCGGCCAGTAACGAGTGCGAGATCACCAAGCGGCGCCGCAAAGCCTGCCAGGCCTGTCGGTTCACCAAGTGCCTGCGCGTCGGCATGCTCAAGGAAG GGGTGCGGCTGGACCGGGTGCGAGGGGGACGCCAGAAATACAAGCGCCGCCCTGAGGTGGATGGGGCCCCATTCCCCAACACCTTTGCCACCCCCCAGATTGCCACAGCGAACAGCAAGAAACCAG ctcccattaacccCATGGTGTCCCATCTGCTGGTGGCGGAGCCTGAGAAGCTGTACGCAATGCCTGACCCAGCGCTGCCCGATGGGCCCCTCCGTGCCACTAGTGCCCTGTGTGACCTGGCTGACCGCGAGATCGTCGTCATCATTGGCTGGGCCAAGAACATCCCAG GGTTCCCGGCGCTGTCGCTGGCCGATCAGATGAGTGTGCTGCAGAGCGCCTGGCTGGAGGTGCTGGTGCTGGGTGTGGCCTGGCGTTCGCTCCCCTGCGAGGACGAGGTGGTCTTTGCCGAGGACTTTGCGCTGGACGAGGAGGGGGCGCGCGCGGCAGGGCTCTGGGAGCTGAGCGCCGCCCTCCTGCAGCTGGTGCGCAAGTACCGCGCCCTGCGGCTGGAGCGCGAGGAGTATGTGCTGCTCAAGGCCCTGGCACTTGCCAACTCAG acTCGGTGCACATCGAGGACATGGCCGCGGTGCAGCGGCTGCGGGACGTGCTGCATGAGGCCCTGCTGGAGTACGAGGGCAGCCGACGGCCAGAGGAGCCGCGCCGGGCGGGGAAGCTGCTGCTAACGCTACCCCTGCTGCGCCAGACGGCCGCCCGCGCCCTGCACCACTTCTATGGCATCAAACTGGGAGGGAAGGTGCCCATGCACAAGCTCTTTCTCGAGATGCTGGAAGCCATGATGGACTGA
- the CATSPERZ gene encoding cation channel sperm-associated auxiliary subunit zeta isoform X1, whose product MKSGDEPDTEQGKAGMELDGEMELRRCSAWSLSRDPSTAQEEKVLEQGQQMVDAAEGSPGGTSPPPHNDPEEPDSACQEEPGPVAEALESSDHLSQLESRTTLSGMGSTVWTMGCHISHWRLAHQQGYHVDQLTQNESYKHRLRKHEQDCKAAVPLPLLGLMEEEVLATLTETLKDYRRHLGARHPLTHQTEQRIEQLRQQLGARSPGSVPRPSDSSQPRPRPALARWGQRGRK is encoded by the exons ATGAAGAGTGGAGATGAGCCGGACACAGAGCAG GGCAAGGCAGGAATGGAACTGGATGGCGAGATGGAATTGCGCCGATG TTCTGCGTGGAGCCTCTCCCGTGACCCCAGCACTGCCCAGGAG GAGAAGGTGCTGGAACAGGGGCAACAGATGGTGGATGCTGCTGAGGG GTCACCTGGGGGcacttcccctccaccccacaatgACCCAGAAGAACCAGACAGTGCCTGTCAGGAG GAACCCGGGCCTGTCGCTGAAGCCTTAGAGAGCTCAGACCATCTCTCCCAGCTGGAGTCACGCACCACCCTCTCAG GCATGGGCAGCACTGTGTGGACCATGGGGTGTCACATCAGCCACTGGAGACTGGCACACCAGCAGGGTTACCACGTTGACCAGCTGACACAG AATGAATCTTACAAGCACCGGCTGAGGAAACATGAGCAGGATTGCAAAGCAGCT gtgcccctgcccctcctggggctgatggaggaggaggtgctggcGACCTTAACAGAGACCCTGAaag ATTACCGGCGGCATCTGGGAGCAAGGCACCCACTCACTCACCAGACGGAGCAGCGCATAGAGCAACTGAGGCAGCAGCTGGGCGCCAGGAGCCCTGG GTCCGTGCCCCGCCCCTCTGACTCCTCACAGCCCAGGCCCCGGCCGGCGCTAGCTCGGTGGGGGCAGCGAGGTCGGAAGTGA
- the CATSPERZ gene encoding cation channel sperm-associated auxiliary subunit zeta isoform X2 → MKSGDEPDTEQGKAGMELDGEMELRRCSAWSLSRDPSTAQEEKVLEQGQQMVDAAEGSPGGTSPPPHNDPEEPDSACQEEPGPVAEALESSDHLSQLESRTTLSGMGSTVWTMGCHISHWRLAHQQGYHVDQLTQNESYKHRLRKHEQDCKAAVSLSPTLHGLWGPSLPSDGPCPAPLTPHSPGPGRR, encoded by the exons ATGAAGAGTGGAGATGAGCCGGACACAGAGCAG GGCAAGGCAGGAATGGAACTGGATGGCGAGATGGAATTGCGCCGATG TTCTGCGTGGAGCCTCTCCCGTGACCCCAGCACTGCCCAGGAG GAGAAGGTGCTGGAACAGGGGCAACAGATGGTGGATGCTGCTGAGGG GTCACCTGGGGGcacttcccctccaccccacaatgACCCAGAAGAACCAGACAGTGCCTGTCAGGAG GAACCCGGGCCTGTCGCTGAAGCCTTAGAGAGCTCAGACCATCTCTCCCAGCTGGAGTCACGCACCACCCTCTCAG GCATGGGCAGCACTGTGTGGACCATGGGGTGTCACATCAGCCACTGGAGACTGGCACACCAGCAGGGTTACCACGTTGACCAGCTGACACAG AATGAATCTTACAAGCACCGGCTGAGGAAACATGAGCAGGATTGCAAAGCAGCTGTGAGTCTGTCCCCCACACTCCATGGTTTATGGGGCCCTTCTCTCCCCTCCGATG GTCCGTGCCCCGCCCCTCTGACTCCTCACAGCCCAGGCCCCGGCCGGCGCTAG
- the CATSPERZ gene encoding cation channel sperm-associated auxiliary subunit zeta isoform X3 codes for MKSGDEPDTEQGKAGMELDGEMELRRCSAWSLSRDPSTAQEEKVLEQGQQMVDAAEGSPGGTSPPPHNDPEEPDSACQEEPGPVAEALESSDHLSQLESRTTLSGMGSTVWTMGCHISHWRLAHQQGYHVDQLTQNESYKHRLRKHEQDCKAAITGGIWEQGTHSLTRRSSA; via the exons ATGAAGAGTGGAGATGAGCCGGACACAGAGCAG GGCAAGGCAGGAATGGAACTGGATGGCGAGATGGAATTGCGCCGATG TTCTGCGTGGAGCCTCTCCCGTGACCCCAGCACTGCCCAGGAG GAGAAGGTGCTGGAACAGGGGCAACAGATGGTGGATGCTGCTGAGGG GTCACCTGGGGGcacttcccctccaccccacaatgACCCAGAAGAACCAGACAGTGCCTGTCAGGAG GAACCCGGGCCTGTCGCTGAAGCCTTAGAGAGCTCAGACCATCTCTCCCAGCTGGAGTCACGCACCACCCTCTCAG GCATGGGCAGCACTGTGTGGACCATGGGGTGTCACATCAGCCACTGGAGACTGGCACACCAGCAGGGTTACCACGTTGACCAGCTGACACAG AATGAATCTTACAAGCACCGGCTGAGGAAACATGAGCAGGATTGCAAAGCAGCT ATTACCGGCGGCATCTGGGAGCAAGGCACCCACTCACTCACCAGACGGAGCAGCGCATAG
- the KCNK4 gene encoding potassium channel subfamily K member 4: protein MRRATVLALLTVVLAYLVSGAFVFRLLEQPHESRQQEALQAAREQFLQRYRCVPSQELDALILHVRDAMGAGADPTANSTNSTNWDMGSAFFFAGTIITTIGFGNTSPKTDGGRLFCIFYALVGIPLFGMLLAGVGDHLGFSLRQAISKVEDVFLKWQVSPTIVRVLSALLFILIGCILFVTIPTIVFQRVEGWTLLESVYFVVVTLTTIGFGDYVAGDGMGDDHPWYKPLVWFWILLGLAYFASILTMIGNWLRVLSRRTRAEMGGLTAQAASWTGNVTAQLRVTGMGLPEKLQKVGTLKGHPPSPMPPELPPTMPSPSPRPEPPSPSTALQVAQLNAHNMAASAGGGLCPIDYMGENLAFIDESSDTQSEAPSEGGLQAKRPRQLRRLRTRHTHGQPPGLPMDLLSRTRHKGEAV from the exons ATGCGACGGGCTACGGTGCTGGCCCTGCTGACCGTGGTGCTTGCCTACCTGGTGAGTGGCGCCTTCGTCTTCCGCCTGCTGGAGCAGCCGCATGAGAGccgccagcaggaggcactgcaagCTGCCCGTGAGCAGTTCCTGCAGAGATACCGCTGTGTGCCCAGCCAGGAGCTGGACGCGCTCATCCTG CATGTCAGAGATGCCATGGGTGCTGGCGCTGACCCCACAGCCAACAGCACCAATAGCACCAACTGGGACATGGGCAGCGCCTTCTTCTTCGCTGGCACCATCATCACCACCATCG ggttCGGTAACACATCCCCCAAGACAGACGGGGGGCGTCTCTTCTGCATCTTCTACGCTCTGGTTGGGATCCCGCTCTTTGGGATGCTGCTGGCTGGGGTGGGCGACCACCTGGGCTTCTCACTGCGCCAGGCCATCAGTAAGGTGGAGGATGTCTTCCTG AAATGGCAGGTGAGTCCCACCATTGTGCGAGTTCTCTCTGCCCTGCTCTTCATCCTCATTGGCTGCATCCTCTTCGTCACCATCCCCACCATTGTGTTCCAGCGAGTGGAGGGCTGGACCCTGCTGGAGTCTGTCTACTTTGTGGTCGTCACGCTGACTACCATCGGCTTTGGGGACTATGTGGCAG gtgATGGTATGGGGGATGACCACCCCTGGTACAAGCCCCTGGTCTGGTTCTGGATCCTGCTGGGCCTGGCCTACTTCGCCTCCATCCTCACCATGATTGGCAACTGGCTGCGAGTGCTGTCCCGTCGCACAAGGGCCGAG ATGGGGGGCCTCACCGCTCAGGCTGCCAGCTGGACAGGGAATGTGACTGCCCAGCTACGGGTGACAGGCATGGGGCTGCCCGAGAAGCTTCAGAAGGTGGGAACGCTGAAGGGACACCCGCCCTCCCCTATGCCCCCGGAGCTTCCACCCACCATGCCTTCTCCCTCGCCTCGCCCGGAGCCCCCCTCTCCCAGCACCGCCCTACAGGTGGCACAGCTCAACGCCCACAACATGGCTGCTTCAGCGGGGGGCGGCTTGTGCCCTATAGACTACATGGGGGAGAACCTGGCCTTCATCGATGAGAGCTCCGACACCCAAAGCGAAGCACCCAGCGAAGGGGGGCTGCAGGCCAAGCGCCCCCGCCAACTCCGCCGCCTGCGTACCCGCCACACCCACGGCCAGCCCCCCGGCCTGCCCATGGACCTGCTGAGCCGCACTCGCCACAAGGGCGAGGCGGTCTAG